One Mytilus trossulus isolate FHL-02 chromosome 5, PNRI_Mtr1.1.1.hap1, whole genome shotgun sequence DNA segment encodes these proteins:
- the LOC134719775 gene encoding thioredoxin-like protein 1 encodes MSVRTITEDSQFQTELTNAGTKLVVVDFYATWCGPCQRIAPIYVELSTKYPTVVFLKVDVDQCQETGAREGISAMPTFIFYKNKTKIDTMRGADPNALEEKIKQWKGGDSEGQEDDVTVKGHLDIGSFISSKGCECLNESDEHTLEHALSTKGGYLESDCDEQLIINLEFSQNMKLHSLKLYAPEDKGPKTVKIFQNLTKSLDFDTAENMIATQELELTPADVKEGTLIPLRYVKFQNVGSVTIFIKDNLGGGDVTQIDYLGLVGTPVAKTNMTDFKRVAGKKGESH; translated from the exons ATGTCAGTAAGAACAATCACAGAGGACTCACAATTTCAGACAGAGTTAACAAATGCTGGTACCAAATTAGTTGTCGTGGACTTCTATGCCACTTG GTGTGGCCCATGCCAGAGGATAGCTCCAATTTATGTAGAACTGAGTACAAAATATCCTACAGTTGTATTTCTTAAGGTTGATGTAGACCAATGTCAG GAGACAGGGGCCAGAGAAGGGATATCTGCTATGCCAACATTTATCttctacaaaaacaaaacaaaaatagatacCATGAGAGGTGCCGACCCTAATGCACTGGAAGAAAAGATAAAGCAATGGAAAGGTGGAGATTCTGAAGGGCAAGAAGATGATGTAACAGTGAAGGGACAT TTAGATATTGGATCATTTATCAGTTCCAAGGGCTGTGAGTGTTTAAATGAATCAGATGAACACACGCTGGAACATGCATTGTCAACCAAGGGAGGCTACCTAGAATCAGACTGTGACGAACAG ttaattATTAATCTGGAATTCTCACAGAATATGAAACTTCACTCGTTGAAGCTTTATGCCCCTGAAG ATAAAGGACCAAAGACagtgaaaatatttcaaaatttaacaaaatcattAGATTTTGACACTGCAGAAAATATGATTGCAACACAAGAACTAGA ACTAACACCAGCTGATGTTAAAGAAGGAACACTTATACCACTTAGATATgttaaattccaaaatgttggcAGTGTAAcg atatttataaaagataatttggGTGGAGGTGATGTAACACAGATAGATTATCTAGGACTTGTAGGAACTCCAGTGGCTAAAACTAACATGACAGATTTTAAACGG GTTGCTGGAAAGAAAGGAGAGAGTCATTGa